A portion of the bacterium genome contains these proteins:
- a CDS encoding carbohydrate kinase family protein, with amino-acid sequence MAQSGGAVKILSVGSATQDVFLRNSNVREKISIDGSTDASALKMGSKIDLNRVYFSVGGSAVNTATAFARNGIESSIMCSIGQDFAGQNVLKALDSEHIDTSRVAISPIYNTDYTTFLLDGQERAMLAYRGASGRLNCDNLDFSQEEFDWIYVSNLSGHLDLAEKIFQKAKDKNIKIFWNPGKKEFEKPEVVRALTEMVDIFQLNKNEASSLVIGDTAEELLTRCAGFAKILILTDAENGIWATDRRKILRAGLYEDAPVRDKTGAGDAFGAGFLAQWSRGADLTQSVIYGSANASSVIQYFGSIKGILSETTTLHSMPMAEKDFYYA; translated from the coding sequence ATGGCTCAATCGGGTGGGGCAGTTAAGATTTTATCAGTTGGATCAGCAACGCAAGATGTTTTTTTGCGAAATTCTAATGTTCGTGAAAAAATCTCTATTGATGGGTCGACCGATGCTTCTGCTCTTAAAATGGGCTCCAAGATTGACCTTAATCGTGTATATTTTTCAGTTGGCGGAAGTGCTGTTAATACGGCTACTGCTTTTGCGCGAAACGGCATAGAGTCCTCGATAATGTGCTCTATTGGACAGGATTTTGCTGGTCAAAATGTCTTGAAGGCGCTTGATTCGGAGCATATTGATACCTCTAGAGTTGCGATTTCGCCAATTTATAACACAGATTACACCACATTTTTATTAGATGGTCAAGAGCGAGCAATGCTTGCCTATCGAGGTGCTTCCGGTCGGTTGAATTGCGACAACTTGGATTTTTCTCAAGAAGAATTTGACTGGATTTATGTCTCCAATCTGTCTGGTCATCTTGATCTGGCTGAAAAAATTTTTCAAAAGGCTAAAGATAAAAATATCAAAATCTTCTGGAATCCTGGTAAAAAAGAATTCGAAAAACCAGAAGTTGTCCGCGCGCTGACCGAAATGGTTGATATTTTTCAACTTAACAAAAACGAGGCTTCGAGCCTAGTAATTGGAGACACGGCCGAAGAATTGTTAACGCGATGCGCAGGATTTGCAAAAATCTTAATTTTAACAGATGCAGAAAATGGAATTTGGGCCACTGATCGGCGGAAGATCTTGCGCGCCGGACTGTATGAAGATGCGCCGGTGCGAGATAAAACTGGGGCTGGTGATGCATTTGGTGCTGGGTTTTTGGCCCAATGGTCGCGCGGTGCGGATTTGACTCAGAGCGTGATTTATGGCAGTGCTAATGCGAGTTCTGTGATTCAATATTTTGGATCGATTAAAGGGATTTTGAGCGAAACAACAACTCTTCACTCTATGCCAATGGCAGAAAAGGACTTTTACTATGCTTAA
- the tsaE gene encoding tRNA (adenosine(37)-N6)-threonylcarbamoyltransferase complex ATPase subunit type 1 TsaE: protein MLEKIIKSESEMKLFGQEIAKCLEGGEVIELIGDVGAGKTTFTKGLALGLGVSETVSSPSFTISRVYDGRDFTLSHYDFYRLADAGILSLEIADALENPYNITVVEWAESVSEILPENRIKIEISKTPEDFRKVKIEGVEL from the coding sequence ATGCTAGAAAAAATCATAAAATCCGAGTCTGAAATGAAACTCTTTGGCCAGGAGATTGCCAAGTGTCTTGAAGGCGGCGAGGTTATTGAATTGATCGGCGATGTAGGCGCTGGAAAAACTACCTTCACTAAAGGTTTGGCGTTGGGTCTTGGCGTGTCTGAAACGGTTTCTAGTCCAAGTTTTACTATTTCGCGAGTATATGATGGTCGTGATTTTACGCTTTCGCACTACGATTTTTATCGTTTGGCTGATGCGGGTATTCTCTCGCTTGAAATTGCCGATGCACTTGAAAACCCTTACAATATAACAGTAGTAGAATGGGCAGAGAGTGTGTCAGAAATTTTACCAGAAAATCGAATAAAGATCGAAATCTCTAAAACTCCCGAAGATTTTCGAAAAGTAAAAATTGAAGGAGTTGAATTATGA
- the gap gene encoding type I glyceraldehyde-3-phosphate dehydrogenase has protein sequence MSKKIAINGFGRIGRNAFKLFFERDDVEVVAINDLTDTKTLAYLLKHDTVYGNYHHEVSSTDNSLIVNGKEIRILAEKDPANLPWAEMKIDVVVESTGLFTEVEKARAHITAGAKKVVISAPSKGENAKMVVLGVNEDTLTREDDIVSNASCTTNSVAPVMSILDREFGIEKSMMTTIHSYTASQRLVDAPSKDLREARGAAENIVPTTTGAAIATGKVIPALEGKFDGLSVRVPTPTVSLSDITAVLKRDVTKEEINEVFRRASKMPFYQGILAVSEDPLVSSDFKGNSHSTIIDLALTNVVAGNLIKVVAWYDNEWGYSNRLVELTADIAANI, from the coding sequence ATGTCTAAAAAAATTGCAATTAATGGCTTTGGTAGAATTGGTCGAAACGCCTTCAAACTATTTTTCGAAAGAGACGATGTCGAGGTTGTGGCGATTAACGATTTGACTGACACCAAAACTTTGGCGTATTTATTAAAACACGATACTGTTTACGGAAATTATCATCATGAAGTTTCTTCGACTGATAACTCTTTAATTGTAAATGGTAAAGAGATTAGGATTTTAGCTGAAAAAGATCCAGCTAATTTGCCTTGGGCTGAGATGAAGATTGATGTTGTAGTTGAATCTACAGGCTTGTTTACTGAAGTAGAGAAGGCTCGCGCACATATCACTGCTGGCGCCAAAAAAGTCGTGATTTCTGCTCCATCCAAGGGCGAGAATGCAAAGATGGTTGTTCTTGGCGTTAATGAGGATACTCTAACTCGCGAAGACGATATTGTTTCTAATGCAAGCTGTACAACCAACAGTGTCGCCCCTGTAATGTCAATTCTTGATCGAGAATTTGGTATTGAAAAATCAATGATGACAACAATTCATTCTTACACTGCAAGTCAGCGTTTGGTTGATGCTCCTTCGAAGGATCTTCGGGAAGCGCGAGGCGCCGCCGAGAATATCGTCCCTACAACTACTGGGGCGGCGATTGCTACGGGTAAAGTTATTCCAGCTTTAGAAGGTAAATTTGACGGTTTGAGTGTTAGGGTTCCAACTCCGACTGTTTCGCTTAGTGATATTACAGCAGTATTGAAGCGAGATGTAACAAAAGAAGAGATTAACGAAGTATTTAGAAGGGCTTCCAAGATGCCATTCTATCAAGGAATTTTAGCCGTAAGTGAAGATCCTCTTGTTTCGAGTGATTTCAAAGGAAATTCACATTCTACAATTATCGACTTGGCTCTTACAAATGTCGTAGCGGGTAATTTGATTAAAGTTGTAGCTTGGTATGACAATGAGTGGGGCTACTCCAACCGTCTAGTTGAATTAACTGCTGACATTGCGGCAAATATTTAA
- a CDS encoding ABC transporter ATP-binding protein, translating to MKNRQFLKFLLVLYKPVRFLAATMAISMILMQVFSASKQFVVKAIIDLPNSAGGFSVEKLYGLIFWLILITVVGLAFFYLSNILRAVVIRKIQEPYIANLLFTDLSRRNHSFFLDNHSGKIASSIDEISSEVTRLNATFSNSAGFVSYLAMMITNLMLIYSVDFMAFIVATVVFSLIIIIRIIYFQKRYLPLSKEANNFSREYVGILNDSVMNFSSIRIYSAIEDFAKKLKNRKFESVKLNVRASVREVSFGFYANVIYTIIFVIMIFVMVGKIQSGEVTLGGLVIFLNAMSSIKNDTTLFAWSYLEMADKLVRLKSCFELLYSGDISDDFSKKDIKIKNGQIEFKDLNFGFEGNEIFRDFNLVIENKQKIGIIGESGSGKSTLMSLLLKLYSPNDGKILIDGKDISCHNSSSLYREIAYVSQETILLHDTILENIKIAKLNATDEEIFEATKKAQLHDFIISLENGYGTIVGERGMRLSGGQRQRISLARTFLRNSKIVVFDEATSALDNKTEALIQENIDKNFENQTIICVAHRLSTLQNMDKILVLKKGKIVDFGEPKDIITKYDKRR from the coding sequence GTGAAAAATAGACAATTTTTGAAGTTTTTGTTGGTTTTGTATAAGCCTGTTCGATTTTTGGCGGCGACTATGGCGATTTCGATGATTTTGATGCAGGTTTTTTCGGCATCGAAACAGTTTGTGGTAAAAGCCATTATTGATCTGCCTAATAGCGCTGGTGGATTTTCGGTGGAGAAACTATATGGACTTATTTTTTGGCTGATTTTAATAACGGTTGTCGGTCTTGCGTTTTTCTATTTGTCGAATATTTTGCGAGCGGTGGTGATTCGAAAAATTCAAGAACCGTATATTGCGAATTTGCTTTTTACGGATCTGAGTAGAAGAAATCATAGTTTTTTCTTGGATAATCATTCTGGTAAAATAGCTTCTTCGATTGACGAAATTTCGAGCGAGGTAACTCGGTTGAACGCGACTTTTTCGAATTCGGCGGGCTTTGTTTCTTATCTCGCGATGATGATAACGAACCTGATGCTGATTTATTCGGTCGATTTTATGGCTTTTATTGTTGCGACGGTGGTTTTTTCATTAATAATTATCATTCGAATTATTTATTTTCAAAAAAGATATTTGCCACTTTCGAAAGAGGCGAATAATTTTAGTCGAGAATATGTTGGTATTTTGAACGATTCTGTGATGAATTTCAGTTCAATTCGAATTTATAGCGCGATTGAAGATTTTGCGAAAAAACTCAAAAATCGAAAATTCGAATCTGTTAAACTCAATGTTCGCGCATCTGTTCGCGAGGTTTCTTTTGGATTTTATGCGAATGTGATTTATACTATAATCTTCGTAATTATGATTTTTGTTATGGTTGGAAAAATTCAATCTGGGGAGGTCACTCTTGGCGGCTTGGTTATTTTTCTTAATGCAATGTCCAGCATAAAAAATGATACCACGCTTTTTGCTTGGTCATATCTTGAAATGGCTGATAAATTGGTTCGCTTAAAGAGCTGTTTCGAGCTACTTTACTCGGGTGATATTTCTGACGATTTCTCCAAAAAAGACATAAAAATCAAGAATGGTCAAATTGAATTTAAGGATTTGAATTTTGGTTTTGAGGGCAATGAGATTTTTCGAGATTTTAATTTAGTTATCGAAAATAAGCAAAAAATTGGAATTATAGGCGAGAGCGGAAGTGGAAAATCGACTCTGATGAGTTTGTTGTTGAAGCTTTATTCGCCTAATGACGGCAAAATATTGATTGACGGAAAAGATATTTCTTGTCATAATTCGAGTTCGCTTTATAGAGAGATTGCTTATGTTTCTCAAGAGACTATTTTGCTTCACGATACGATCTTAGAGAATATTAAAATCGCCAAACTAAATGCTACCGATGAAGAAATTTTTGAGGCGACCAAAAAAGCTCAACTTCACGATTTTATTATTTCGCTCGAAAATGGCTATGGAACTATTGTTGGTGAGCGTGGAATGAGGCTTTCGGGCGGTCAGCGACAGCGAATTTCTTTGGCGAGGACTTTTTTGCGAAATTCGAAAATTGTGGTTTTCGACGAGGCGACCAGTGCTTTGGATAACAAAACCGAGGCGCTCATTCAAGAAAATATCGATAAAAATTTCGAGAATCAAACGATAATTTGCGTCGCTCACAGATTATCAACTTTACAAAATATGGATAAAATCTTAGTCTTGAAAAAGGGTAAAATTGTCGATTTTGGCGAGCCGAAAGATATAATTACTAAATACGACAAAAGACGCTAA
- a CDS encoding inorganic diphosphatase → MADFNKILNAGDYKNGIINVVVEIPTGSTHKIEWNRELAVMQLDRVEPKAFAKPTNYGFIPQTLDEDGDELDVLLITNDPLTTGVFLEARIIGVMKFVDDGEVDDKIIAVPADDRDTGNAYNSLSDLPEQLIKQIEFHFNHYKDLKKPGTTKVEKFAGVEEAIEVIEESIKRWNEQ, encoded by the coding sequence ATGGCAGACTTTAATAAAATTTTGAATGCGGGTGATTATAAAAACGGAATTATCAATGTTGTGGTCGAGATTCCAACAGGTTCGACTCACAAAATCGAATGGAATCGCGAACTTGCGGTGATGCAACTTGATCGCGTTGAGCCAAAGGCTTTTGCTAAGCCTACAAACTACGGTTTTATCCCACAAACTTTGGATGAAGATGGCGACGAGCTTGACGTTCTTCTCATCACAAATGATCCGTTGACGACTGGTGTTTTCTTGGAAGCACGAATCATTGGCGTTATGAAATTTGTTGACGATGGTGAAGTTGATGATAAGATCATTGCTGTACCTGCGGACGATCGCGATACCGGCAACGCGTATAACAGCCTCAGCGATTTGCCAGAGCAGCTCATTAAACAGATCGAGTTCCACTTCAATCACTACAAAGACTTGAAGAAACCCGGCACAACAAAGGTTGAAAAATTCGCTGGCGTTGAGGAGGCGATTGAAGTTATCGAAGAATCCATCAAACGCTGGAACGAGCAATAA
- a CDS encoding RelA/SpoT family protein — protein MEKGELIKLANKFYTEEEVARLEAAVDFASEKHEGQLRKSGEPYITHPLKVAGILIEWGMDADTIIAGVLHDVVEDTETPLDEIEATFGEDIAFLVDGVTKVGKARSGMNNLETYLPQTKDNLSKLLIAVGQDVRVVIIKLADRLHNVQTLEHMSPEKQKKIARETLDVFARIADRLGMGRVRMTMEETAFSYLNPSEYKRLSNEIRKRLGKSTRKLGRVREEVESELKKAGIDFEISGRVKSVYSLHKKLKKTKGDIDRVYDLMALRIIVKNKDDCYRVLGILHSIYKPMIERIKDYISMPKPNGYQSLHTTVITPSKLIAEFQIRTEEMHEFAERGLAASFHYHEQKSSGAYLSGATSRERIPQAGRPETKGNGGLSNELQWIVQLQDVAQRLRDGEEIDPEQLQIDIFGDRIFVYSPKGDIYNLPEGALPLDFAYMVHSDVGKHAYAFRVNEKIHAFDKPLEEGDVVEVITRKTSLPKVDWLDLVKTSHARVKLRAQLRNAGLLGRISNTAAAQAQRLRDKFGK, from the coding sequence ATGGAAAAAGGCGAACTTATTAAACTGGCGAATAAATTTTATACAGAAGAAGAAGTCGCGCGTCTTGAAGCGGCGGTTGATTTTGCGAGTGAGAAGCACGAGGGTCAACTCAGAAAGTCTGGCGAGCCGTATATCACTCATCCGTTGAAGGTAGCGGGGATTTTGATTGAATGGGGGATGGACGCAGACACGATTATTGCGGGCGTGCTTCATGATGTGGTTGAAGATACTGAGACGCCGCTCGATGAGATTGAGGCGACTTTTGGTGAAGATATCGCATTTCTTGTTGATGGTGTGACTAAAGTTGGTAAAGCCCGCAGTGGTATGAATAATCTTGAAACTTACCTGCCGCAGACTAAAGATAATCTTTCTAAACTCTTGATTGCGGTTGGCCAAGATGTTCGTGTAGTCATTATCAAACTCGCCGATCGCCTTCATAATGTCCAAACGCTTGAACATATGTCGCCCGAGAAACAGAAAAAAATCGCCCGTGAAACGCTGGATGTTTTTGCGCGGATTGCCGACCGTCTTGGAATGGGTCGTGTGCGTATGACTATGGAAGAAACCGCCTTTTCTTATCTTAATCCAAGTGAATACAAGCGACTTTCTAACGAAATCCGCAAGCGTCTCGGTAAGTCGACTCGCAAACTTGGTCGTGTTCGAGAAGAGGTTGAGAGTGAACTCAAAAAGGCTGGGATTGACTTCGAAATTTCTGGTCGAGTGAAGAGCGTTTATTCGCTTCATAAAAAATTAAAAAAGACTAAAGGTGATATTGATCGCGTTTATGACTTGATGGCTCTAAGAATTATCGTCAAAAATAAGGATGATTGCTATCGTGTGCTGGGGATTTTACACTCGATCTACAAGCCGATGATTGAGCGGATCAAAGATTATATCTCTATGCCCAAACCTAACGGCTACCAGAGCCTTCATACTACTGTTATTACACCTTCTAAGTTGATTGCGGAATTTCAGATTAGGACAGAAGAAATGCACGAATTTGCCGAGCGCGGTCTTGCGGCGAGTTTTCATTATCACGAGCAGAAGTCGAGCGGTGCGTATCTGAGCGGGGCGACTTCGCGCGAGCGGATTCCGCAGGCTGGTCGTCCAGAGACCAAAGGCAACGGCGGACTTTCTAATGAGCTCCAATGGATTGTTCAACTCCAAGATGTGGCGCAAAGACTTCGAGATGGCGAGGAGATTGACCCAGAGCAACTTCAGATTGATATTTTTGGTGATAGGATTTTTGTTTATTCGCCAAAAGGTGATATTTATAATTTGCCAGAGGGAGCGTTGCCTTTAGATTTTGCCTATATGGTCCATAGCGATGTAGGTAAGCACGCTTACGCCTTCCGTGTGAATGAAAAAATCCACGCTTTCGATAAACCGCTCGAAGAGGGTGATGTGGTTGAAGTCATCACGCGCAAGACTTCTTTGCCTAAAGTCGATTGGCTTGATCTGGTGAAAACTTCACACGCGCGGGTGAAATTGCGTGCGCAACTTCGAAACGCGGGGCTTTTGGGGCGAATTTCCAATACGGCTGCGGCGCAGGCTCAGCGACTTCGAGATAAGTTTGGTAAATAA
- a CDS encoding RpiB/LacA/LacB family sugar-phosphate isomerase, which translates to MKIYLGADHRGFYLKDKVYDYLKSRGYDVEKIGGSDYDPDDDFPVFAKQAVAKIYSSEDADPRAILICGGAQGMGMAANRYKGIRASVVWDAEEAKWTRNDNDSNVLCLPARIFDQETAENELHDTLDTWLETPYANAPRFNRRNKQIDEV; encoded by the coding sequence ATGAAGATTTATCTTGGAGCGGATCACAGGGGATTTTATCTTAAAGATAAGGTTTATGATTATCTGAAGTCGCGAGGCTATGACGTTGAAAAAATCGGCGGATCGGACTATGATCCAGACGATGACTTTCCGGTTTTTGCTAAACAGGCTGTGGCGAAAATTTATTCAAGCGAAGATGCGGACCCGCGGGCAATTTTAATATGTGGCGGCGCTCAAGGAATGGGAATGGCCGCCAATCGGTATAAGGGCATTCGCGCCTCTGTTGTGTGGGATGCGGAGGAAGCCAAATGGACACGCAATGATAATGACAGTAATGTGCTTTGTCTTCCTGCGCGGATTTTCGATCAAGAGACGGCTGAGAATGAACTTCACGACACGCTTGATACTTGGCTCGAAACGCCTTACGCTAACGCCCCAAGATTTAATAGAAGAAATAAACAGATTGATGAGGTTTAG
- a CDS encoding ComEC/Rec2 family competence protein: MRLFQKIHRHYIAFAFSVVGFLGFLASGLLEIKGLNGQIWPVLASVLLICFIAISRKYCLIIVSLSAILFSFWRMSGFWDNFDFVSKFEKQEVFISGILAEDPDITEKGEQRISVNLEKIGGKDAGGRLFAIVKNKVKLRRSDRVFLRGKLSKGSRGTVGVIFRAQFVKLEKRTDLVRDIRDSFAGGIKQFISSPEVDLGLGYLLGQKNSLPETLETALKITALTHIVVASGYNLTVLANFSRRIFQNISRKLTLLLMILLVGGFVLVVGFTPSMVRAGIVAILSAIFWYFGKRTNPYFLLIFVATMTLFIRPENIFGLGWQLSFASFFGVMILSPKLKEFLFREPEKLPALISTFFETFSAQILTLPLIVSAFGVFSTVSMLSNFFVLPLVPPAMLMVFLTGFFAQVFTPLAQVFGWVSEMILKISIDIIDFFAGIPGAQMEIKMPDFVPLIFYVVLALFVLFLEKSTRKTKIMLENPAE, translated from the coding sequence ATGAGATTATTCCAAAAAATCCATCGGCATTATATCGCTTTTGCGTTTTCTGTTGTGGGGTTTTTGGGGTTTTTAGCGTCTGGATTGCTCGAGATTAAGGGTCTTAATGGGCAAATTTGGCCCGTTCTGGCGAGCGTATTGTTGATTTGTTTTATTGCTATTTCAAGAAAATATTGCTTAATAATAGTATCTTTGTCTGCTATACTATTCTCATTCTGGCGAATGTCTGGATTTTGGGATAATTTTGATTTTGTTTCTAAATTCGAAAAACAAGAAGTTTTTATTTCTGGCATTTTAGCCGAAGATCCAGATATTACAGAGAAGGGTGAGCAGCGTATATCTGTAAATTTAGAAAAAATTGGGGGTAAGGATGCTGGCGGTAGGTTATTTGCTATCGTGAAAAATAAGGTAAAACTGCGTCGTAGTGATAGAGTCTTCTTGCGCGGCAAATTATCTAAAGGCTCTCGAGGGACTGTAGGTGTGATATTTAGGGCGCAATTTGTCAAGTTGGAAAAGCGAACAGACTTGGTGCGCGACATCAGGGATAGTTTTGCTGGAGGGATTAAGCAATTCATCTCTTCTCCTGAGGTAGATTTAGGACTCGGCTATCTTTTGGGGCAGAAAAATTCTTTACCAGAAACGCTTGAGACGGCGCTAAAAATTACGGCATTAACTCATATTGTAGTGGCGAGCGGATATAATTTGACGGTATTGGCTAATTTTTCGCGACGAATTTTTCAAAATATATCCAGAAAATTAACGCTACTCTTGATGATTTTGCTTGTCGGTGGGTTTGTCTTGGTGGTTGGTTTTACGCCAAGTATGGTGCGCGCCGGCATTGTTGCTATACTTTCTGCTATATTTTGGTATTTTGGCAAGCGAACAAATCCCTACTTTTTACTGATTTTTGTTGCAACAATGACGCTGTTTATCCGTCCAGAAAATATTTTTGGTCTTGGATGGCAATTATCTTTTGCGTCATTCTTTGGAGTGATGATTTTGTCTCCAAAACTGAAAGAGTTCTTATTCCGCGAGCCTGAAAAATTACCCGCTCTAATATCGACATTCTTTGAGACATTTTCTGCTCAAATCTTGACACTACCACTTATAGTTTCTGCTTTTGGGGTATTTTCTACTGTGTCTATGTTGTCTAACTTTTTTGTCCTACCGCTGGTTCCGCCGGCAATGTTAATGGTATTTTTAACGGGATTTTTTGCGCAAGTATTTACACCTTTGGCGCAGGTTTTTGGATGGGTATCTGAGATGATTTTGAAGATTTCGATTGATATAATTGACTTTTTTGCTGGAATTCCTGGTGCTCAAATGGAAATAAAAATGCCCGATTTTGTTCCCTTGATTTTTTATGTCGTTTTGGCTTTGTTTGTTCTATTTTTAGAAAAATCAACTCGTAAAACTAAAATTATGCTAGAAAATCCGGCTGAATAG